The Triticum aestivum cultivar Chinese Spring chromosome 3A, IWGSC CS RefSeq v2.1, whole genome shotgun sequence genome includes a region encoding these proteins:
- the LOC123063650 gene encoding wall-associated receptor kinase 1-like, whose product MGIFPMMFYLLVLESLGQPTALASGVVTSQQSPEGNSAQPSLDGCPTSCGNVSFAYPFGIGSRCSRGPDFNLICNHTAHRPRLFLCDGITEVIEFSNTDSFNSIWASFSHTIPMHPGESVYNFSLNSPGRSFSLESIVLNITSCDLEVYFVGDDATTLKCSTVCLDPRTPEMVAMHYCKNTSGCCRIHLNLKGSFQFKFVFNHSKSIIGAHSNQTSQLWDRINITSDGPGGFMLMWQIVEPSNCDAAKQNRTSYACMSEYAECNDRTPSYCLVEDAACIDGSNGYSCTCRTNYAGNPYIQDGCFNDIGYNPIPSRANCTRSCGNISVQFPFGFEEGCFAREEFHLNCISTTSSAALVMLDLWEKQVIDISVDEGTINVTIPDQNSANSLFILQPNSLFSTYGLFFSMNWVAANLSCAEAQQDKSGYACVSTNSKCMGVSAEGVYAGYRCKCSDGFQGNPYIKTGCQDINECLQPSNCNGTCHNNRGSFSCTECPPKTKYDSLKMQCTKRQQPLLLGIIIGLSCGLGVLLLSFSVVLLTRRWKISVQKQLRKNYFRKNQGLLLETLISSDESANDNTKIFSLEELEKATNNFDPARIIGRGGHGMVYKGILSDQRVVAVKKSKVIEQSEISQFINEVAVLTQINHRNIVKLFGCCLETEVPLLVYDYVSSGSLSEALHADTSNDFSLSWGDYLRIALETAGALSYLHSSASISIFHRDVKSSKILLDGNYTAKVSDFGASRLVPIDQTHIVTNVQGTFGYLDPEYFHTRQLNGKSDVYSFGVVLVELLLRKKPVFTSESGTIMGLSSYFLQEYSEGRITGTVCSQVLEEATEEEINGVASLAERCLRLHGEERPTMKQVETELQTLRAKQMESSQADPRNGEQMQPRSLTQRSRSARQLYAQPGGSQRHYSLEAEFLSSASLPR is encoded by the exons ATGGGCATCTTCCCGATGATGTTCTATCTATTGGTACTTGAGTCACTAGGACAACCAACTGCTCTAGCATCTGGAGTTGTAACAAGCCAGCAGAGCCCTGAAGGAAACTCGGCGCAACCATCACTCGATGGTTGCCCAACGAGCTGTGGCAACGTGAGCTTTGCCTATCCTTTCGGCATCGGATCCAGGTGCTCCCGTGGGCCTGACTTCAACCTCATTTGCAACCACACTGCTCATCGACCGAGGCTCTTCTTGTGCGACGGCATCACCGAGGTGATCGAATTTAGCAATACTGATTCATTTAATTCAATCTGGGCCTCCTTCTCGCATACCATCCCCATGCATCCTGGTGAGAGTGTCTACAACTTTTCTTTGAACTCACCTGGGAGGTCCTTCTCCCTTGAGTCTATTGTTCTAAACATTACAAGCTGTGACCTGGAGGTATACTTTGTTGGAGACGATGCTACCACGTTAAAATGCAGCACTGTGTGTCTGGATCCAAGAACCCCAGAGATGGTGGCTATGCACTACTGTAAAAATACATCCGGATGCTGTCGTATTCATCTGAACCTTAAAGGCAGTTTTCAGTTCAAATTTGTCTTCAACCACAGCAAAAGCATCATTGGCGCACACTCCAACCAAACCTCTCAACTGTGGGATAGAATCAACATAACTAGTGATGGGCCGGGTGGCTTTATGCTAATGTGGCAGATAGTTGAGCCATCCAACTGCGATGCTGCCAAGCAAAACAGGACAAGCTATGCCTGTATGAGCGAGTATGCCGAGTGCAACGACCGTACACCCAGTTATTGTCTCGTTGAAGATGCCGCGTGCATTGATGGAAGCAATGGCTACAGCTGCACGTGCAGGACTAACTATGCAGGCAATCCCTACATTCAAGATGGTTGCTTCAATGATATAG GATATAATCCAATTCCGAGCAGGGCTAATTGTACACGTTCCTGTGGTAACATTAGTGTGCAATTCCCGTTCGGCTTCGAAGAGGGTTGCTTTGCCAGGGAAGAGTTTCACCTCAACTGCATAAGTACGACATCATCAGCTGCCCTGGTCATGTTGGACTTGTGGGAGAAACAGGTCATTGACATAAGTGTCGACGAAGGGACCATTAATGTCACCATTCCTGACCAAAATTCTGCGAACTCCCTGTTTATATTACAGCCTAACAGTCTTTTTTCTACATATGGGTTATTTTTCTCTATGAACTGGGTTGCTGCTAATCTAAGTTGCGCAGAGGCCCAACAGGATAAATCTGGATATGCTTGTGTGAGTACGAACAGCAAGTGTATGGGAGTAAGTGCTGAAGGAGTCTATGCTGGTTACCGTTGCAAATGCTCAGATGGCTTCCAAGGAAATCCATACATCAAAACCGGTTGTCaag ATATTAATGAATGCCTTCAACCGAGCAATTGTAACGGGACATGCCATAATAACAGAGGAAGCTTTAGTTGTACTGAATGTCCTCCCAAGACTAAGTATGATTCATTAAAAATGCAGTGTACTAAGAGGCAACAACCTCTGCTCTTAG GTATAATAATTGGGTTATCATGTGGTTTGGGTGTCCTACTTCTGAGCTTCAGTGTAGTGCTTCTCACTCGTAGATGGAAAATAAGCGTTCAAAAGCAACTACGGAAGAACTATTTCCGAAAGAACCAAGGTCTTCTCCTAGAAACATTGATATCATCTGATGAAAGTGCAAATGATAATACAAAGATTTTCTCGTTAGAAGAGCTAGAGAAGGCAACAAACAACTTTGACCCTGCACGTATCATCGGACGTGGGGGGCATGGCATGGTTTACAAAGGCATATTGTCTGATCAACGTGTTGTTGCAGTAAAAAAGTCTAAGGTCATTGAGCAGTCCGAGATCAGTCAATTTATCAATGAGGTTGCAGTCCTCACCCAGATAAATCACAGAAATATTGTGAAGCTCTTTGGATGTTGTCTCGAAACTGAGGTTCCACTGCTAGTGTATGATTATGTATCTAGTGGTTCACTATCTGAAGCTCTTCATGCAGATACAAGTAACGATTTTTCTTTGTCTTGGGGTGATTACTTAAGGATTGCCCTGGAAACAGCAGGAGCTCTATCTTATCTCCATTCTTCAGCTTCAATATCAATCTTCCATCGTGACGTGAAGTCCTCCAAGATACTCTTGGATGGGAATTACACAGCTAAAGTGTCAGATTTTGGTGCATCCAGATTGGTTCCGATCGATCAAACGCACATTGTCACGAATGTGCAGGGTACATTTGGGTACTTAGACCCAGAGTATTTCCATACCAGGCAGCTGAATGGGAAGAGCGACGTGTACAGTTTTGGTGTGGTactggtggagttgcttctcagaaAGAAGCCTGTTTTTACAAGTGAATCAGGCACCATCATGGGCTTGTCAAGCTATTTTCTCCAGGAGTACAGTGAGGGGAGAATCACTGGTACTGTTTGTTCCCAGGTCCTGGAGGAGGCAACTGAGGAAGAGATCAACGGTGTCGCCTCTCTTGCAGAGAGGTGCTTAAGACTGCATGGCGAGGAAAGACCCACCATGAAACAGGTGGAGACGGAACTGCAGACTCTACGCGCAAAACAGATGGAATCATCTCAGGCAGATCCGAGGAATGGAGAACAGATGCAACCAAGGTCGTTAACTCAAAGAAGTAGATCTGCTCGGCAATTGTATGCACAGCCTGGAGGTAGCCAACGACACTATAGCTTGGAGGCAGAGTTCTTgtcatctgctagcctaccacgcTAG